From the genome of Desertibacillus haloalkaliphilus, one region includes:
- the phnD gene encoding phosphate/phosphite/phosphonate ABC transporter substrate-binding protein yields MKKIRFAVILVLLFLVGCGNNGDEDVFEIAVIPSQSIGEMQEGLTKLEETLAQELDREVTVEPYPNYNAVVEAINYNHIDLAYLGPVTYVLAHEQSGAQAIITQLIDGEPFYHSYIVTHADAQWEDLDELLEDRADIDFAFGSMSSTSGSIIPSVELYERGVFQSPDEHDFGTLTYTGSHDITAESVQNKQVDAGAIDSAIFDALVEEGTIDGDQFNIIWESEKLYQYPWVVPGEMDEETITAIQNAFVDITDTEILSIFGGASGFITTSDEEYQAVAEAVEVARGIGLLE; encoded by the coding sequence ATGAAAAAAATTAGATTTGCAGTTATTTTAGTATTATTGTTTTTAGTCGGATGTGGGAATAATGGAGATGAGGATGTATTTGAGATTGCTGTGATCCCTTCGCAATCGATTGGAGAAATGCAAGAGGGGCTTACGAAACTTGAGGAAACGTTAGCCCAAGAGTTAGATCGAGAAGTAACGGTTGAACCTTATCCAAATTATAATGCTGTTGTTGAAGCGATTAATTATAATCACATCGACCTTGCCTACCTAGGCCCGGTTACATATGTGCTTGCCCATGAGCAAAGTGGAGCTCAGGCGATTATCACTCAACTGATCGATGGTGAGCCCTTTTATCATTCATACATTGTCACACATGCAGATGCACAGTGGGAAGATCTTGACGAATTATTAGAAGATCGTGCTGACATTGACTTTGCATTTGGAAGTATGTCTTCAACTTCAGGGTCGATTATCCCGAGTGTAGAACTGTATGAGCGTGGGGTGTTCCAATCGCCAGATGAACATGATTTTGGAACGTTAACGTATACAGGCTCACATGACATTACGGCTGAATCTGTTCAGAACAAACAAGTGGATGCTGGTGCGATTGATAGTGCGATTTTCGATGCTTTAGTCGAAGAAGGAACAATTGATGGTGACCAGTTTAATATCATTTGGGAATCCGAGAAACTTTATCAATATCCGTGGGTCGTTCCTGGAGAAATGGATGAAGAAACAATTACAGCGATTCAAAACGCGTTTGTTGACATCACTGACACAGAGATCTTGTCGATTTTTGGTGGTGCCTCAGGTTTTATTACCACAAGTGATGAAGAGTACCAGGCTGTAGC
- a CDS encoding glycosyltransferase, with product MLNNGLTKKKKTKVAFFSPYYEQPRGNSTTAKRIEAGMKQAGYELDIFAYEEESCLKRAQKLIEQADLVHILHLRRFQLWQKRTNVSVTKPYVLTSGGTDINHDIFIDEYASDLRGLVAKACAITVFSEDGKQKVKRVFTMNDDLVYVIPQSIWLPSYPETVQVEPKACSVIEGPHLLLPAGLRPVKDVLYLLPVLPKLKERYPNLTFTIIGAVLDQHVYEQVKAACHTYEWIHYHKEVPLEEMADIYKQADIVVNTSVSEGQSTAILEAMYIGKPVIARQNEGNASIIQDGHNGYLFSSPEEFELKLDSLLAHPDDASLLFGNARKTVVDTFRFNTEIERYIDVYRHCQT from the coding sequence ATGTTGAACAATGGATTAACGAAAAAGAAGAAAACTAAAGTTGCGTTTTTCAGTCCGTATTACGAGCAACCCCGTGGTAATTCAACGACGGCCAAACGAATTGAAGCAGGGATGAAGCAAGCCGGCTATGAGCTTGACATATTTGCTTATGAGGAAGAAAGTTGTCTGAAACGCGCACAGAAGCTTATTGAACAAGCAGACCTTGTTCACATCCTTCATTTGAGACGTTTTCAGTTATGGCAAAAGCGGACAAATGTATCTGTTACGAAGCCATATGTGTTGACATCTGGTGGAACCGATATCAATCATGACATTTTTATTGATGAATATGCAAGTGATTTGAGGGGGCTCGTTGCAAAGGCCTGTGCGATCACAGTATTTAGTGAGGATGGAAAACAAAAAGTGAAACGCGTTTTTACGATGAATGATGACCTTGTTTATGTGATCCCGCAAAGCATTTGGCTTCCTAGTTATCCAGAAACAGTTCAGGTTGAACCCAAAGCTTGTTCAGTTATTGAAGGGCCACATCTGTTATTACCTGCTGGGTTACGTCCTGTCAAAGACGTTCTTTATTTGCTACCTGTCCTCCCTAAACTAAAAGAAAGGTATCCAAATCTTACATTTACGATTATTGGTGCGGTTCTTGATCAACATGTATATGAGCAAGTGAAAGCAGCGTGTCACACGTATGAATGGATCCATTATCATAAAGAAGTTCCATTAGAAGAGATGGCTGATATCTACAAGCAAGCCGATATTGTTGTAAATACGTCAGTTTCAGAAGGCCAGTCAACAGCAATACTAGAGGCTATGTATATAGGAAAGCCGGTGATTGCTAGACAAAATGAAGGGAATGCCAGCATTATTCAAGATGGTCATAATGGCTATTTGTTTTCAAGTCCTGAGGAGTTTGAGTTAAAGCTTGATTCTTTGCTTGCTCACCCTGATGATGCAAGTCTTCTTTTTGGGAATGCAAGGAAAACCGTTGTTGATACATTTCGTTTCAATACTGAGATCGAGCGTTACATAGATGTATATCGACATTGTCAGACATGA